From Variimorphobacter saccharofermentans, one genomic window encodes:
- the fliD gene encoding flagellar filament capping protein FliD, translated as MPMRLSGLASGMDTESIVTELMKVQRLKSTKIENKITMLEWKQEKWKALNSKIYSFYTGSLSKMRMQGSFLAKKATSSNEAKATITAATNAPEGTHSLQVKQLASAQIMTSGQMGTDINGKQITSATLLKDLGFDANEGSTITINAGQKTVTLDVGKSTTVNDFLTACKNAGLNANYDTSQKRFFISSKESGVNNSFSITMNSSEEAQDRNAIRDFLNYGSLGSTQKSTVDKLLQSYIDPTLVEADRTAIKDSLLKIKHDSVRQSYINSYINNQDNIDAVTAEERERLEAELPEGETLDQKVLDAAVKKKLQEKATAAANAEFEAWKAGSADTSNVFESAETDLENLLTSYSTDDFDDNTIVKTNSLGLLKLDEVIKNADGSVTRSTSNSTLVEARDAVIILDGVEMNGSSNDFTVNGLTITLKGVTAGANTADPSDDEIITVGVTGNSQAIYDSIKDFIKTYNELLKEMNEAYNAVSARGYQPLTDDEKEAMTDKQIEKWEDKIKDSLLRRDDVIGSLVSSMRTILSGSVTYNDKSYSLSSFGIRSMNYTEKGQLHIYGDQEDSLSGAFEDELMKAINEDPDKVMTVFNKLAGDLYEDMTKRMSSTKLRSALTFYNDKEIAKSITDYQSELKRLETKLNKMEDRYYKQFTAMEKAMAEMNSQSSSVLSMLGMNQ; from the coding sequence ATGCCAATGAGATTATCGGGATTAGCTTCCGGTATGGATACGGAAAGTATCGTTACCGAGTTAATGAAAGTACAAAGGTTAAAATCTACAAAGATTGAGAATAAGATCACAATGCTGGAATGGAAGCAGGAGAAATGGAAGGCATTAAATTCGAAGATTTATTCCTTCTATACAGGCTCATTATCTAAAATGAGAATGCAAGGAAGCTTTTTAGCTAAGAAAGCAACCTCTTCCAATGAGGCAAAGGCTACCATAACAGCAGCAACAAATGCACCGGAGGGAACCCATAGCCTGCAAGTTAAACAATTGGCTAGTGCACAGATCATGACAAGTGGTCAGATGGGGACAGATATAAACGGTAAACAGATTACCTCAGCAACCTTATTAAAGGATCTTGGATTTGATGCAAATGAAGGGTCTACTATTACTATCAATGCAGGACAAAAGACAGTAACACTTGATGTTGGTAAATCTACTACCGTGAATGACTTCCTAACTGCATGTAAAAATGCAGGCTTAAACGCTAACTACGATACATCACAGAAGCGTTTCTTTATCAGCTCGAAGGAAAGTGGTGTTAATAATTCATTTTCTATAACCATGAATTCCTCTGAGGAAGCACAGGATCGGAATGCGATTCGAGACTTCCTTAATTATGGCAGTTTGGGGTCGACTCAGAAAAGTACAGTTGACAAGCTGTTACAATCCTATATTGATCCAACATTGGTAGAAGCGGACAGGACCGCGATTAAAGATAGCTTATTAAAAATCAAGCATGATAGTGTACGTCAGTCATATATAAATTCCTATATTAATAATCAGGATAATATCGATGCGGTAACAGCGGAAGAACGTGAAAGATTAGAAGCAGAATTACCCGAGGGAGAAACCTTGGATCAGAAAGTTCTTGATGCTGCAGTAAAGAAAAAGCTTCAGGAAAAGGCAACAGCTGCTGCCAATGCAGAATTTGAAGCATGGAAGGCTGGTTCAGCAGATACGTCGAATGTGTTCGAATCAGCGGAGACAGATCTGGAAAATTTGCTGACTTCTTATTCCACAGATGATTTTGATGACAACACAATCGTAAAAACGAATTCTCTTGGTTTATTAAAGCTTGATGAAGTTATTAAAAATGCGGATGGATCTGTTACCAGAAGTACATCAAACAGCACCTTAGTTGAAGCCAGAGATGCCGTAATAATTCTGGATGGAGTAGAAATGAATGGTTCATCCAATGATTTTACGGTGAATGGACTTACCATTACATTAAAGGGTGTAACAGCAGGTGCAAATACTGCAGATCCCTCTGATGATGAGATTATTACAGTAGGAGTTACGGGAAATAGTCAGGCAATATATGATTCTATTAAGGATTTCATAAAAACCTACAATGAATTGCTGAAGGAGATGAATGAGGCATATAATGCTGTTTCCGCAAGAGGTTATCAACCTTTAACTGACGATGAAAAAGAAGCTATGACGGATAAACAGATTGAGAAATGGGAGGATAAAATTAAAGATTCCTTACTAAGAAGGGATGATGTTATAGGATCTCTTGTTTCATCAATGCGAACAATCCTTAGTGGCTCGGTAACATACAATGATAAATCATATTCATTATCTTCTTTTGGAATTCGTTCTATGAATTATACTGAAAAAGGACAATTACATATATACGGAGATCAGGAGGACAGCTTATCTGGCGCCTTTGAGGATGAACTGATGAAGGCGATTAATGAGGATCCGGATAAAGTTATGACGGTTTTCAATAAACTGGCTGGTGATTTATATGAAGATATGACGAAACGAATGAGCAGTACAAAGCTCAGAAGTGCGTTAACATTCTACAACGATAAAGAAATAGCGAAATCAATTACGGATTATCAATCAGAGCTTAAAAGGTTGGAAACGAAGTTGAATAAAATGGAAGATCGATATTATAAACAGTTCACTGCAATGGAGAAGGCTATGGCTGAAATGAACTCACAAAGCTCCTCTGTATTATCTATGTTAGGGATGAATCAATAA
- a CDS encoding flagellar protein FlgN, translating to MASLMEELIDILEQEYEVYRQLIPIADEKTRVIVKNDLTSLQAITAKEQLAVDQISALEHKRNELMLNIRTVINRKDGEFTLKTLIGLMEKQPKEQRALSLIHDNLKSTIQRLVEINNRNKSLIEQSLEMIEFNMNFIQSTRMSPGNNTYTKGASQYDSQSQVTGMFDAMQ from the coding sequence TTGGCGAGCTTAATGGAAGAATTAATCGATATTCTGGAGCAGGAATACGAGGTGTACCGTCAATTGATTCCGATAGCTGATGAGAAGACTCGGGTTATCGTGAAAAATGACCTGACTTCTCTTCAGGCGATAACTGCTAAGGAGCAGTTGGCGGTGGATCAGATCAGCGCTTTGGAACACAAACGCAATGAGTTAATGCTCAATATCAGAACCGTAATCAATCGAAAAGACGGTGAGTTTACTTTAAAAACCTTAATTGGTTTAATGGAAAAGCAACCAAAAGAGCAGAGAGCTCTTTCATTAATACATGATAATCTAAAAAGCACCATTCAAAGGTTAGTCGAAATCAATAATCGAAACAAATCGTTAATAGAACAATCCCTAGAGATGATAGAATTCAATATGAATTTTATTCAGAGTACAAGGATGTCACCGGGGAACAATACTTACACTAAGGGTGCTTCTCAATATGATTCACAATCGCAGGTAACAGGGATGTTCGATGCGATGCAGTAA
- a CDS encoding IS1182 family transposase, translated as MLIQNNLHKNYTSFQSGYQLKLPLNLECIISENDSVRLLSQFVEEMDLTDLYSTYERVRENSVSPRTLLKIVLYSYMNGDYSSRSMELNCKRDINFMFLLEGANAPDHATFARFRSIHFAPCSKRIFAEMSNRLYNLGEISGETIFIDGTKIEASSNKYTFVWKKAVSKNQAKLLLKLADLIADCEQLYDIKIVYGNTVKMKHVKKLRKNLYTLKERENLVFVHGIGKRKSPLQKSIEALEEYLAKLKEYNQKIYICGERNSYSKTDHDATFMRMKEDAMRNGQLKPAYNLQHGVDSEYITWLTIGPQPTDTTTLIPFLKEAEEYLKFKYKKIIADAGYESEENYLFIESNGQTSFIKPANYEISKTRKYQQDIGRIENMDYDKEEDAYICRNGKKLNVEYIKHSKSKTGYMSEKTIYTSSDCSGCSYKNDCIKGNNCKTPFEERNKVLQVAKKFIKQRQEGLERILSEEGILLRMNRSIQAEGSFGDLKQDMQFRRYLSKGTSNVLAESVLLAMARNINKLHNKIQNGKTGMHLFPIKSA; from the coding sequence ATGCTAATACAAAATAATTTACATAAAAATTATACTTCATTTCAGAGTGGATATCAATTAAAACTTCCACTAAATCTCGAATGTATAATCTCAGAAAATGATTCCGTTCGATTACTAAGTCAGTTTGTGGAGGAAATGGATTTGACTGACTTATATTCTACTTACGAAAGAGTAAGAGAAAATTCTGTATCGCCTAGAACACTTCTAAAGATTGTACTTTATTCTTACATGAATGGTGATTACTCTTCACGCTCCATGGAGCTTAATTGTAAGAGGGATATTAATTTCATGTTTCTATTAGAAGGTGCAAATGCTCCTGACCATGCAACTTTTGCAAGATTTCGAAGTATTCATTTTGCACCCTGTTCAAAGCGTATCTTTGCTGAAATGTCTAACCGCCTTTATAATCTAGGTGAAATATCAGGTGAGACTATTTTTATCGATGGTACAAAGATAGAAGCAAGTTCCAATAAATATACATTTGTATGGAAAAAAGCTGTTTCAAAAAATCAGGCAAAGCTACTTCTAAAACTGGCGGATTTGATAGCTGATTGCGAGCAACTGTATGATATAAAAATAGTTTATGGAAATACTGTAAAAATGAAGCACGTTAAGAAGCTGCGCAAGAATCTTTACACATTAAAAGAACGTGAGAACCTTGTCTTTGTTCATGGAATCGGCAAGAGAAAGTCCCCGCTTCAAAAAAGCATTGAAGCATTGGAGGAGTATCTGGCAAAGTTAAAAGAATACAATCAAAAGATATATATTTGTGGTGAAAGAAATAGTTATTCTAAGACAGACCATGATGCTACCTTTATGAGAATGAAAGAAGATGCTATGAGAAATGGACAATTAAAACCTGCGTACAATCTGCAGCATGGAGTTGATTCTGAATATATCACTTGGCTTACCATTGGGCCACAGCCAACAGATACAACAACTCTTATTCCATTTTTAAAAGAGGCTGAGGAATACTTGAAATTTAAATATAAAAAAATCATAGCAGATGCTGGATATGAAAGTGAAGAAAACTACTTATTTATTGAAAGTAATGGACAAACTTCATTTATAAAACCTGCTAATTATGAAATATCCAAAACACGAAAGTATCAACAAGATATAGGAAGAATCGAAAATATGGATTATGATAAAGAAGAGGATGCTTATATTTGTCGTAATGGAAAAAAATTAAACGTTGAATATATCAAACACTCCAAATCAAAAACAGGATATATGAGCGAAAAAACAATTTATACAAGTAGTGATTGTAGTGGATGTTCCTACAAAAACGATTGTATCAAAGGAAATAATTGCAAAACACCTTTTGAAGAACGAAATAAAGTTCTTCAAGTAGCAAAAAAGTTTATAAAACAAAGGCAAGAAGGTCTTGAGCGAATACTTTCAGAGGAAGGGATACTGCTAAGAATGAATCGTAGTATACAAGCAGAAGGTTCCTTTGGAGATTTAAAGCAAGACATGCAATTCAGACGTTATCTAAGTAAAGGCACATCAAATGTTCTGGCAGAAAGTGTGCTTCTTGCTATGGCGAGAAACATAAACAAACTACATAATAAGATTCAAAATGGAAAAACTGGAATGCATTTATTCCCAATTAAAAGTGCATAG
- a CDS encoding flagellar protein FlaG, whose translation MALNSLSGAGHQNSAKPIQSSVVETNAQAMASKDLSITEVATENKHIRIEKNRGMKEVIASEQQIRDAITRANNKMKAHRTRCEFAYHEETNRVTIKVYDRETEEVLREIPPEESLEVLEKIWELAGLLVDERR comes from the coding sequence ATGGCATTAAATTCATTATCGGGAGCAGGACATCAAAATTCTGCAAAGCCAATTCAAAGTTCAGTGGTTGAAACCAATGCACAGGCAATGGCTTCGAAGGATTTAAGTATAACCGAAGTTGCTACTGAGAACAAACATATTAGAATTGAGAAGAACAGAGGTATGAAAGAAGTAATTGCATCGGAGCAGCAAATTCGTGATGCGATTACAAGAGCTAATAACAAGATGAAAGCCCATAGGACCAGATGTGAGTTCGCTTATCATGAGGAGACGAATCGAGTAACCATTAAGGTATACGACAGGGAGACAGAAGAAGTTCTTCGGGAAATACCCCCGGAGGAATCGCTTGAGGTACTGGAGAAGATTTGGGAACTGGCAGGATTACTGGTTGACGAAAGAAGATAA
- the fliW gene encoding flagellar assembly protein FliW: MIINTKHFGEIDLDENKIIYFENGILGFENYKKYTILYDDEDGKRPDISWLQSLDEPLLAIPVISPFIVKRDYNPEVEDELLQPLGNLTEDNIVVLVSVTVPTDIKKISANLKAPFVINSDTKKGAQIIIENSDYLIKYEFYQQLMEYKAAKEGK, encoded by the coding sequence ATGATAATTAATACTAAGCACTTTGGAGAAATTGATCTAGATGAGAATAAAATTATCTATTTCGAGAATGGAATCCTGGGATTTGAGAATTATAAAAAATATACCATTCTTTATGATGATGAGGATGGAAAACGACCGGACATCTCATGGCTTCAGAGTCTGGATGAGCCCTTACTTGCAATTCCGGTTATTAGTCCGTTTATTGTAAAAAGGGATTATAATCCGGAGGTGGAGGATGAACTGTTACAACCATTGGGGAATCTAACGGAAGATAATATTGTTGTACTGGTCTCAGTAACAGTACCAACGGATATCAAGAAGATATCCGCTAATTTGAAAGCTCCCTTTGTTATCAACTCAGATACCAAAAAGGGAGCGCAGATTATAATTGAGAATTCAGATTATTTGATTAAGTATGAATTCTACCAGCAATTGATGGAATATAAGGCAGCAAAGGAGGGCAAATAA
- the flgK gene encoding flagellar hook-associated protein FlgK translates to MSSFGGLYVGVSGLNVSQTALNITSHNLANVDTKGFVRQQAVITDFRYVKLGMNHISTLQQGLGADFATVRQVRDLFLDRAYRQEIGRQAYYEAQYQAVSEVEGLFGELEGITFQSSLNEFWVSLQELAKEPDSIAARASLIQNAVTLVERTENISNALNDYQINLNTQIQKQVNRINEIGDSIKELNTKIRMYESNKQEKANDLRDQRNLLLDELGKMALISYKEDASGVVNVSIEGTPFVSDEVVYHMKTERVNETSPMLKPVWEAHGNMDVFNLAQVPTSEGNTDIGSLKGLLIARGNKQGNYTDIANYDEIKNASTIMAVQIQFDQLIHGIVTTINDILCPNKKVTLADGSGEVYILDTDKAPVGLNGIAGEALFDRKTVKRYEERYIVGTDEYGNTISDTVLVYNEENPADKYSLYTLGELEVNPVLLQNNAYLPLSSNTGSGDFDIKIAEELVTKWQEPFATLTPNDLTKFNFGDYYTAFISEIANRGEQYNTISTTQASMVETIDNQRSQITGVSSDEELTNLIKYQHAYNASARYINVVSEMLEHIIMRL, encoded by the coding sequence ATGAGTTCATTTGGTGGCTTATATGTCGGTGTATCGGGTTTGAATGTGAGTCAGACCGCTTTGAATATTACGTCCCACAACCTGGCTAATGTTGATACAAAGGGTTTTGTAAGACAACAGGCTGTAATTACTGATTTTCGTTATGTAAAGCTGGGTATGAATCATATATCCACATTACAGCAGGGTCTGGGAGCGGATTTTGCAACAGTAAGGCAGGTTCGAGATCTCTTTTTGGACCGTGCTTACCGTCAGGAAATCGGAAGACAGGCATATTATGAGGCTCAATATCAGGCAGTATCCGAAGTGGAAGGATTATTCGGAGAATTGGAGGGAATCACCTTCCAGAGCAGTCTGAATGAGTTCTGGGTATCTTTGCAGGAGCTTGCGAAGGAACCGGACAGCATTGCTGCAAGAGCTTCCTTAATACAGAATGCGGTTACGTTAGTGGAGCGTACAGAGAATATCTCTAATGCGTTGAACGACTATCAGATTAATTTAAACACCCAGATACAAAAGCAGGTAAACCGAATCAATGAGATCGGTGACAGTATCAAAGAACTGAATACTAAAATTCGTATGTATGAGAGTAACAAGCAGGAAAAGGCAAATGATCTTCGTGACCAGAGAAATCTGTTATTAGATGAACTTGGTAAAATGGCCTTGATTAGCTATAAAGAAGATGCCTCTGGTGTTGTTAATGTAAGTATAGAAGGAACCCCATTTGTTAGTGATGAGGTCGTATACCATATGAAGACCGAAAGGGTAAACGAAACCTCACCTATGCTGAAGCCGGTATGGGAAGCACACGGGAATATGGATGTATTTAACCTTGCTCAGGTTCCTACCTCCGAGGGTAATACGGATATCGGTTCCTTAAAGGGATTACTGATTGCCAGAGGAAATAAACAAGGAAATTACACGGATATTGCCAACTATGATGAAATAAAGAATGCTTCCACTATTATGGCAGTGCAAATTCAGTTTGATCAGCTCATACATGGTATCGTAACCACAATTAATGATATTCTATGCCCGAATAAGAAGGTTACTTTAGCAGACGGTAGCGGAGAAGTATACATACTGGATACAGATAAAGCTCCCGTCGGTTTGAATGGAATAGCCGGAGAAGCCTTGTTTGATCGTAAGACAGTGAAACGTTATGAGGAAAGATACATTGTAGGCACTGATGAATACGGTAATACTATATCGGATACGGTACTTGTATATAATGAGGAGAACCCGGCGGATAAGTATTCCCTATATACTCTTGGGGAGCTTGAAGTAAATCCGGTACTACTACAGAATAACGCATATTTACCTCTATCCAGTAACACCGGATCCGGAGATTTCGATATTAAGATAGCGGAGGAACTGGTTACCAAGTGGCAGGAGCCATTTGCTACTCTTACTCCAAACGATTTAACGAAATTTAACTTTGGTGATTATTACACCGCATTCATCTCGGAGATTGCCAATCGTGGAGAGCAATACAATACCATTAGTACCACACAGGCTTCCATGGTAGAAACGATCGATAATCAAAGATCACAAATTACAGGCGTTTCATCGGATGAAGAATTGACAAACCTAATCAAATATCAGCATGCTTATAATGCTTCGGCCAGATATATCAATGTTGTAAGTGAGATGCTGGAACACATAATAATGAGATTGTAA
- the flgK gene encoding flagellar hook-associated protein FlgK, with product MGSTFFGLNIGQTGLYAYQAALDTTAHNIANTETPGYTRQVMGQQAGKALRVNSTYGMAGTGVTVLGVNQLRELYYDEKFWKNSTSYGEYNTKAYYMNEIQNYFNEVSLEGFTTTYNSFNSCLQELSKNPANLTVRTQLINYAQSFTEYFNSVSQNLKSIQEECNFDIRNKVDQINSLAKQIATATKQINTIEVNGGTANDLRDQRALLVDELSEIANITVTEQVIGQGVSLTSYVVKLNGSTLVDGSDFNTLEVRPREQKINQTDIDGIYDIYWTNGQHFNQRSSTLGGTLQALLEVRDGNNQFYLHGRADTTAGDSTLRLSGTNINSIEKLNIPQQGIITIDNIDYKYLGFQVTIDEVTNEYTYEFELEKDIIRDSVDAEVRIGESIDYKGIPYYMNQMNEFIRTFAMTFNGIHREGVNLEGEKGTDVFTAMNKVNGRYYTFGPIEGSPDEMYYDKNVFNSRTGSYFETTPDSEPMYGSYYLMTAENFMINSDMILDPNLFAASTDVVNGSENNDLTFRLINIKESKLFKQGTAEAFFQSLVAEVGIDTLKANNFSDNQTNILNIIQNQRLSVSGVDIDEEAMNLVRYQNAYNLSAKVISVMDEIYDKLINYMGV from the coding sequence ATGGGATCTACATTTTTTGGATTAAATATTGGACAAACGGGATTATATGCATATCAGGCCGCTCTCGATACAACGGCGCATAATATAGCGAATACGGAGACACCGGGCTACACAAGACAGGTCATGGGACAACAGGCAGGTAAAGCATTAAGGGTAAATAGTACCTATGGAATGGCCGGAACAGGTGTAACTGTGTTGGGAGTTAATCAGCTTCGTGAACTCTATTATGATGAGAAGTTCTGGAAGAATAGTACATCATATGGTGAATACAATACAAAAGCATATTATATGAATGAAATACAGAATTATTTTAACGAGGTCAGTCTGGAAGGGTTTACAACAACATATAACTCTTTCAACAGTTGTTTACAGGAGTTGTCAAAGAACCCTGCAAATCTGACCGTTCGTACCCAGCTAATCAATTATGCCCAAAGCTTTACCGAATACTTTAACTCTGTATCACAAAACCTGAAAAGTATTCAGGAAGAGTGTAATTTCGATATTCGTAATAAAGTGGATCAGATTAATTCCCTGGCAAAGCAGATTGCGACAGCCACAAAACAGATCAATACTATTGAAGTCAATGGTGGCACGGCCAATGATCTTCGTGATCAAAGAGCATTACTGGTTGATGAATTGTCGGAAATAGCAAATATAACTGTTACGGAGCAGGTAATTGGACAGGGAGTTTCTTTAACAAGTTATGTTGTAAAATTGAATGGCTCAACCTTAGTGGATGGATCTGACTTCAATACATTGGAGGTTCGTCCCAGAGAACAGAAAATTAATCAGACTGATATTGATGGCATTTATGACATCTACTGGACAAATGGGCAGCATTTCAATCAGAGAAGCAGTACTCTTGGCGGAACATTACAGGCTCTACTGGAGGTTCGTGATGGGAATAACCAGTTTTACCTTCACGGGAGGGCAGATACAACTGCTGGTGATTCCACCCTCAGATTAAGCGGTACGAATATTAATTCGATTGAGAAACTCAATATTCCGCAGCAAGGAATTATAACCATCGATAATATTGATTATAAATATCTTGGTTTTCAAGTGACCATCGATGAAGTGACAAATGAATATACCTATGAATTTGAATTAGAAAAAGATATTATCAGGGATTCGGTAGATGCAGAGGTTCGAATTGGAGAGTCCATAGATTATAAGGGTATTCCATATTATATGAACCAGATGAATGAGTTTATCAGAACCTTTGCTATGACCTTCAATGGTATACATCGGGAAGGCGTGAATCTGGAAGGGGAAAAAGGAACGGATGTATTCACTGCTATGAATAAAGTGAATGGAAGATATTATACCTTTGGACCTATAGAAGGATCACCGGACGAAATGTATTATGATAAGAACGTATTTAATTCACGGACGGGAAGCTATTTTGAAACGACTCCGGATTCGGAACCAATGTATGGAAGCTATTATCTGATGACGGCAGAGAATTTCATGATTAACAGTGACATGATCCTGGATCCGAACTTATTTGCAGCATCTACTGATGTGGTTAACGGCTCGGAGAATAATGATCTGACATTTCGTTTAATTAACATCAAGGAAAGCAAATTGTTTAAACAAGGAACAGCAGAGGCATTTTTCCAGTCCCTGGTAGCGGAGGTTGGTATTGATACCTTAAAGGCAAATAACTTTTCGGATAACCAGACGAACATACTTAATATAATTCAAAATCAGAGATTATCCGTATCCGGCGTTGACATTGATGAGGAAGCCATGAACCTGGTTCGTTATCAGAATGCCTACAATTTATCCGCCAAGGTGATCTCGGTAATGGATGAGATCTATGATAAATTAATCAATTATATGGGTGTATAA
- the csrA gene encoding carbon storage regulator CsrA: MLALSRKMNESIIIGNDVEITILDIKGDQVKIGISAPKSVPIYRKEIYLQIKESNKEAAESTGNEEALKKLFK; the protein is encoded by the coding sequence ATGTTAGCCCTATCAAGGAAAATGAATGAATCCATAATCATTGGCAACGATGTCGAAATCACCATACTGGATATAAAGGGTGATCAGGTGAAAATAGGCATCAGTGCTCCTAAATCCGTGCCGATATATCGGAAGGAGATCTATTTGCAGATTAAAGAATCCAATAAAGAAGCGGCGGAATCCACAGGTAATGAGGAAGCACTAAAGAAATTATTCAAGTAA
- the flgM gene encoding flagellar biosynthesis anti-sigma factor FlgM: MRIDAFNKISKIYEANNVKSTSKTKGRSFSDKLEISQTGKDYQIAKQVIARVPDVREEKIKEIKEKMNAGTYNISMQDVADKLIERYFG, translated from the coding sequence ATGCGCATAGATGCATTTAACAAGATTAGTAAAATTTACGAAGCAAATAATGTAAAGAGTACTTCTAAGACGAAGGGGCGCAGCTTCAGTGACAAATTGGAAATATCCCAGACGGGAAAGGACTATCAGATAGCAAAGCAAGTGATTGCGCGTGTTCCTGATGTACGAGAAGAGAAGATCAAAGAAATCAAAGAAAAAATGAATGCAGGAACATATAATATCAGCATGCAGGATGTTGCAGATAAGCTGATTGAACGCTATTTTGGATAA
- the flgL gene encoding flagellar hook-associated protein FlgL → MRITNKMMTNNMMSNINRNKLHMSKLEEQYATGKKIQKPSDDPIITVRALKLRTNLTEIEQYHEKNIPDAMSWMEVTESALDTVNDILQQINTYCVQGSSDTLTPKDRSFIVQNLEQMKEQIYQEGNSNYAGRYVFSGYKTDSSLTFMENAPTLNYSITEDFDAEQIQILNKVNGRYLGSDIDGTSPLTDAPELISNYRIQLAYNNTSKTEPVVVRLYDKNPDGTMSERLPSLTIAPISANDPSAYSPAATDAHYIYETGEIIFGESVYNDIRTADKISVEYDKSGFQRGDLKPEHFFNCTMSDSLTPEKDPVIFERDMKEGQKIQYEVNFNQKLTINTEAKDAFSPTIGRRIEDILNAVNDVVETEKNIAELEKRLSDNSLSDADREYYEKLKEMMNTQLGLEKEVMQQAFAKGMTVSAKEQDRVNAAVADLGSRYVRLELTENRLSSQKVDFEELLSQNEDVDLVDTIVKYNVADTIYKSSLNAASRVVQNTLLDFL, encoded by the coding sequence ATGAGAATTACAAATAAGATGATGACGAATAATATGATGAGCAATATTAATCGGAATAAGCTTCATATGTCAAAGCTGGAGGAGCAATATGCCACCGGTAAAAAAATTCAGAAGCCATCCGATGATCCAATTATCACTGTTCGTGCATTGAAGCTTAGAACCAATCTGACTGAGATAGAGCAATATCATGAGAAGAACATTCCGGATGCAATGTCTTGGATGGAGGTCACAGAGAGTGCTCTTGATACAGTGAATGATATTCTTCAACAGATCAATACCTATTGTGTTCAGGGTAGTTCGGACACCTTAACCCCGAAGGATCGTTCCTTTATCGTACAGAACCTGGAACAGATGAAGGAACAGATTTATCAGGAGGGTAACTCCAATTATGCGGGAAGATATGTATTTTCAGGTTATAAGACGGACAGCTCCTTAACCTTTATGGAGAATGCCCCAACATTAAATTATTCTATTACCGAAGATTTTGATGCGGAGCAGATTCAAATTCTGAATAAAGTGAACGGAAGATATCTTGGTTCTGATATTGATGGAACCTCCCCGCTAACGGATGCTCCTGAGTTGATTAGTAATTACCGTATTCAGCTTGCTTATAACAATACAAGTAAAACAGAACCGGTTGTTGTAAGACTGTATGATAAGAACCCGGACGGAACCATGAGTGAACGTCTTCCGAGCTTAACCATCGCTCCAATATCAGCAAATGATCCTTCCGCTTATAGTCCGGCAGCCACGGATGCTCATTACATCTATGAGACAGGTGAGATCATCTTCGGTGAGTCCGTATACAATGATATTCGTACTGCTGATAAGATATCAGTAGAATATGATAAATCTGGCTTTCAGAGAGGAGATTTAAAACCGGAGCATTTCTTTAATTGTACGATGAGTGATAGCCTGACTCCGGAAAAGGATCCTGTTATATTTGAAAGAGACATGAAAGAAGGACAAAAAATCCAGTATGAGGTTAATTTCAATCAGAAGCTTACGATTAATACCGAAGCAAAGGATGCTTTCTCTCCTACCATCGGAAGAAGGATTGAAGATATACTTAATGCGGTGAATGATGTGGTTGAAACGGAGAAGAACATTGCCGAATTAGAAAAACGTCTGTCTGATAATTCCTTAAGTGATGCAGATCGAGAGTATTACGAGAAATTAAAAGAAATGATGAACACTCAGTTAGGCCTCGAAAAAGAAGTAATGCAGCAGGCTTTTGCAAAGGGAATGACTGTATCAGCAAAGGAACAGGATCGAGTGAATGCAGCAGTGGCAGATCTGGGTAGCCGTTATGTTCGTTTGGAACTTACGGAAAACAGATTGTCCAGCCAGAAGGTTGACTTCGAGGAGCTGCTCTCACAGAATGAAGATGTGGATTTGGTTGATACCATAGTGAAATATAATGTGGCTGATACCATATATAAATCCTCCTTAAATGCTGCTTCCAGGGTTGTTCAGAATACATTACTGGATTTCCTATAG